The following DNA comes from Carassius auratus strain Wakin chromosome 46, ASM336829v1, whole genome shotgun sequence.
AAAATAAGCCACTCCATCTTTCAAAGGAAGGTGAGGTTTAAACTGGAAACCCAAGGTTAAAAGGTGGTGAGCGATGAACATGCAGTTATTGTGTTGGATTGCAGCCAAGTGAGGCAACTTCAGGAAGTTTTCCCTTagtaatgaaaacataaaaaatatataaagtatagcaggaaaattattatcaaaaaacaaaaaacacgaaCAGTATACCAAGAATACCGCTACTTAGAAAACAAAAGGACCTCAACTTACTTGTGATATGTAGGCACAACATCATAGAACAGGTGAAAAATGTTTCGGACAGTGTAGAAAAGCTGGACTGCACTGCAAGAAAAAGACCACACATTTATGAAGTTCAGCAATAACAGCTTCCACATGGACCTAAAAACATATCTTAAttgtacagtcatggccaaaagttttggcagtgacatacatTGTGATTTGCAGAGTtttgctgcttaagctgttgtAGTGTTCATTCACACTGTTTCTAAATTATTGTGTGATCCGTTGCATTTAATAATTGCTCAaagcttcattggccaaaaataaataaataacattttcacagttttttgacCCAGACACAAAATGTGACCGCTAACATTAAGTAATaatatcagcagcacatgtgcAAGTGTGAACGAGTATTAGActgtaagagcagactgattgccataaaaggagggaagaagcaCTTCCAATCCTTGTGTTCTTCTTAGCAAtgttacctccaaagaaacacgTGCAAAACATCACTTTGCAACAAAATGGGCTCACATGCgaggaaattgctacaaagaatattgcacctgaaagaaccatttactagataatcaagaacttcaaggagagaggttcGACTGCAGTGAAGTCTTCAGGACATCCCAGTGTCCAGCAAGCACCAGGACCGTCTCctcttgaggagtcagctacagaatcaTGTCCTCAGCAGTGCAGATCTTGCTCAGGTATTACAGCAGGTTGATGTGAGAGCATCTGCGTGTACAGTGAGACCAAGACTTTTTGAAATttgcctggtgtcaagaagggaagcaaagaagccacttctctccaagaaaaatgtcaaggacagactgaaattctgtaGGAAGTACAAAGATTTTACggcagaagactggtgcaaagttattttctctgatgaagctcccttcTGACTGTTTGGGACATCAGGAAAATCGACTGTTCGGAAAAGAAAAAGGTGAACACTACCATGACTCCCGTAACTGCCAACAGTGAAGaatcctgagaccatccatgtgtggggttgcttttcaaccaagggagtgggGTCTCTCAtgattctgcccaaaaacactgccatgaatagAGAATGGTAATAAAAATACCTACAGATACAAatatctacaaatactgaagcggcaaactttgcaaaacacaatttatgtcactgccaaaactttggGCCATGACTGTAGTGCCTGTAATGCATGCTTCGTACCATTGGGGGGAGCTGCCCACTGCCTCAGACAGGGTTTGTATGGCAAGGTCCATTAGCTGCTGCACTGACTCACTAATGCGACACACAGGAAGGCACAGAGTGTTTGGACCCAACTGCTTCTCGTTTTCCAGGCTCTGCTGATCGTAATGGCCACTTTTCTTACAAGACTCCTTCCTCTCCTTCTCTCCTCCACTGGGACATGGAAGTTTAGGGATAGAGAGTTTATACTCTGGGGTGATCTGGATGTGAAGAGCATACACAAGCCTGCAACTTAAAACCTTTCATAGCTGAATTAACATTAGAAACGTTGAACATTAGAAAGGTCTTACTTTCACGGTGTTGTGCATCTCAGACGTCATCAGTTTCCGTGCAGCCACAATGACATCTTGGCATTTTTTGCTTGCGAAATGGCAGTTGACATTCCGGGCGTATTTTAAGAGGTCCGCCGAGTCCGCTGCGAGGTACCCCATCTTCTTCAGACTGCTCTCAAAATCTTCTGTCTGTTTAATGACCTGGAAATACAATTGAGTATTGTATTACACAGAATGCTGCACAGTTGTCATATGCAGAAATACAGATATTTCTATGGCCCTGCAGTCTTACCTCGCTATACTCGGCTAGCTGACTACTGTTAGCAGGTATGGAATGAACCAAGCATTCACGAATGATGCATTCAGACATCTCCTCCCATATCAGGTCTCCTAAAATCTCagacattttcttttcatctatAGAGACAtctgaagaaggaaaaaaacaaaaaaaaacgcaACACCATCAGCCTACTTCGGCCTTTTATAAGACTGCTTGTTGGATACAATGACATATTAGGGACCCacattatatattgtataaaatatagtttttatgcCTGACCTATAAAAATGTGCATATACTGCCATAAcacttaaagggtaagttcactaCAAAGTCTATGGTTAAACAGAATTAACTTTTTGGATTTCTGGACGTACCAAAAACGTGTTCATGTAGTGTTTTAAGCACGGTGAGCACTTTGGTGTAAACCTGGTTGGGATCAGGATGATCTGCTTTGGTTTCTGTACAGTGCATGCTCAAGACTGCCCCCTGCTCCGGCGGACTGCTCACTTCCACCTCCAACGAGGGGTATATGATTAGAGGCTTCAGCATGTACTTAAACAACACTTGCCCTAAAGGATTGACAAAGTCAGGCAGTCAACTAATAGACCAAGATGTAAACAAATCAATCTGAAGGTACAAATGGGCTAGAACACCAAACATATTCTTACCAAACAGTTTAATCTTTTTATGAAGCTCTCCTTGAATGGAGAGGGCCTGGAGGATGCTGGGAAGAAGAGCATGTGGGACAGATTCATCTCCCTTAGATCctcctctgttcaaatgaagtgctGTCTTCAGGAAAGACTTCACACTAGTAAGCTCAGctaaaaacaaaatagaaatcAGAAGAAATTAGACAAGCAGGCAGGGGCCGAATGTTTTCATAGAAACCACTTTTCTCTATTTAGACACCAGCGGCAGATTTTTTTCCCTCTATATTTTGATGTATATCCGAGTGTAACAgattatcaaaaaaagaaaaggcagGACTTGGTTCAAACCACTGGTTGTTGATTGGATAGAGGCATATCTGACTGCGAGCTTGCGGTCTATTCTTAGAAAAGGGCCAGGTTTACGCAAACTACTCCTTTACCCTTAATGATTGGAAAAGTCTGGCATACAGCAGAGACAAGCCTGTCATTTGACTGGAAAATAGTTATGATATTctgataaaaaatgaaaaggtcaaagaaaagttcaaaaatgaaacatcgtttaaaaaaaattgagatgGTGAATCTTCATTTCATGctgattttaaagtaaaatagttACTTTTAGTGGAAGGAAGCTTCCAGACTGCCAGTTTCTGCCACTCTTCCCCGAGGTGGTAGATGAGATTCTCTCTCTGTATGGTGATCTCTGAGCTGAGGGCCCCAACTAAAGGCAACTCTGCGTCTTTCCAGGCTTTCAGGGCATTGACACTAGCCCGTGCCTGTATAATGCAAGTAGGAGTGTGTGATTTACTCATTTTATAGAAATTCATAGAGCTgttaattgaccaaaatgttattcAAATTAACTGCATGAAATGACAATAAATTTGTCATTtcaataaatttcattttttcataaatacaattaaatacattaaagaaaCCTGTTAAATTCACAAGATGAtattatgattttaatgttgAATGTGACTTACCTTTCCATGTTGCTTGGCTGCAACCACATAATTCTTTTCCTGCAAGGCCCTGTGATACTCCTCCACTGCCGTGTCAAACTTAAAGAGCAAAATCAAATGatgaaattatgattcttttatACAAATCATTGTGCCCGAACTTATGTAAACAGGCAAATTACTATGAgcgttttttaatttttatacataATCATTTACATCACAAGAATGcacatgctttaaaaaataaatctagctTTATGGTTAGAAAATCCTTTAAGTATATACAAAATCCCAGAAGCATTACCTCTTGGAGATGCTGGAGGAGGTCTATAACTGCAGTGTTTTTCTCTAGCTGCTGTTTAAGCTTGGCATACTCTGTTACAGCATCATGGAGGTTCTGCTGAACCTATGAATGCAAACACTTAGTTTACATGGTAAACTTCTagaagtctcttttttttttatttgaaatcgactccttaatttattattaacagtaaaaaaaaaaaaaaaaaaaaaaaaaaaaaggtacctcATTTTCAATGCAgctttttaataaatcaatatctTTGGAGACTGTTTCAACCTGGTCCAAAAGCTCCTCAGCTCCCTCCATACTGGGTATAAActcaacatattttttatttatcatgtctgtaACCTCTTCCtgtatagagaaaaaatatatatctagcAAATCACAAAATGCAATCAAGAATCAAACACAAAAGAACACATTGTTGCACAAAATGAGGTTAATAACATTTAATCTGTGTGAAGTCAGAGATTAGACTGGCACTGGCAGGCGATGAGATCAGCAGCATGACACGTCAGCCAGACAGTGTCACATCAATAACCCCTCTGTTCACGTTTAAAACACGAATTAACACAGCGCTCATTGTCCAGCGAAGCTTCATTACACGTTTGCTATTCTTAAATGACTTTATATGCTATGAGAACGGGGTTAGAAGCACTTTGGTTAACGGTCAATGTATGCTAACATCAACGTTAGTAACGATACCAAAGATTTTACCCCTACTGGAGAGtgcaaacaaacagaacaatagCCTTTTATTTAAAGTCTGCTTTTTAAAGTATTGAAttgaacattaattatttttagcGTCAAGTTAACTTGACAGATGATAGCTAACTTAACTTCACTGTTTACCTTCGTTTCTTCCACCTTGCGTGACAGTTTGGAGATTTTGCAGGGGAGGTCATCTTTCTCCAGTTTTCCTGAGCTGGCGAGCACTTCTGTCACGAACGACGACATGACGGTAACGAGCATATAGTTCAAGTGAACGCGCAAGAATAGTTACCACTTCATGCCTCTTTTACTGTCTGTTCATGCCCCACAAACACAACCCGCCGTCATACACCGCGCAAAGGATGCTGGGAGTCtgttggaggaaaaaaaaaaaagctgttgatttgatcttttactgtctatgattttaAAAGGGGGC
Coding sequences within:
- the LOC113064302 gene encoding centromere/kinetochore protein zw10 homolog codes for the protein MLVTVMSSFVTEVLASSGKLEKDDLPCKISKLSRKVEETKEEVTDMINKKYVEFIPSMEGAEELLDQVETVSKDIDLLKSCIENEVQQNLHDAVTEYAKLKQQLEKNTAVIDLLQHLQEFDTAVEEYHRALQEKNYVVAAKQHGKARASVNALKAWKDAELPLVGALSSEITIQRENLIYHLGEEWQKLAVWKLPSTKTELTSVKSFLKTALHLNRGGSKGDESVPHALLPSILQALSIQGELHKKIKLFGQVLFKYMLKPLIIYPSLEVEVSSPPEQGAVLSMHCTETKADHPDPNQVYTKVLTVLKTLHEHVFDVSIDEKKMSEILGDLIWEEMSECIIRECLVHSIPANSSQLAEYSEVIKQTEDFESSLKKMGYLAADSADLLKYARNVNCHFASKKCQDVIVAARKLMTSEMHNTVKITPEYKLSIPKLPCPSGGEKERKESCKKSGHYDQQSLENEKQLGPNTLCLPVCRISESVQQLMDLAIQTLSEAVGSSPQCAVQLFYTVRNIFHLFYDVVPTYHKENFLKLPHLAAIQHNNCMFIAHHLLTLGFQFKPHLPLKDGVAYFVDLVPGYRRLGARCFVAQMNVQKAEMLERLSTARNFSNLDDEDNFSVASKAIRQVIHQLRRLGKVWQDVLPVNIYCKAIGTLLNTAISELVNKIMMLEDISNMDGERLRTLCQTIIEEGPLVFNPLPDENKNKKYQEEVPVYVKKWMTLKEISMVLNANLQEIVDRWAEGKGPLALEFSCNEMKSLIRALFKNTERRAAALAKIIK